From Chromatiales bacterium, one genomic window encodes:
- a CDS encoding hydrolase, with the protein MTRSETERNLSHIGNMIDLVCHICALELPVRLVALGEGCIQGFADEILHLSSAEYTATMAAEIPGPETDHLAGKAREHGIFLIAQLKEKLPGYPDRFFNTVFILDPAGQIIYKHRKNVVLFVEHSTTPHDVYDQWVRENGDTLDAFFPVAKTEIGNIGGSVGVEGAFPESYRGFAMNGAEIMYRASLPEPWVSRGIWDVQNRARAADNTAYLLAPNCGALIMPGNPPTTIGGALGGRSMIVGYKGEVLAQSSVVDDCYVASEINIDALRHYREHARFQNWLPYLRTEIYRKIYEQPVWPKNLPTMDDAAAGKVLEASVSQLTARGSLTKR; encoded by the coding sequence GTGACGCGAAGCGAGACCGAAAGGAATCTCAGCCATATCGGCAACATGATTGACCTGGTGTGCCACATCTGCGCACTGGAATTGCCCGTAAGACTGGTTGCCCTCGGTGAGGGCTGTATCCAGGGTTTCGCCGATGAAATCCTGCACCTCTCTTCGGCTGAATATACGGCAACGATGGCGGCTGAAATTCCGGGGCCGGAAACAGATCATCTGGCCGGGAAGGCCCGCGAGCACGGCATTTTTCTGATCGCCCAGCTAAAGGAGAAGTTGCCCGGATATCCGGACCGCTTCTTCAATACGGTATTCATCCTGGATCCTGCCGGACAGATCATCTACAAGCACCGCAAGAACGTGGTGCTGTTTGTCGAGCATTCCACGACTCCGCACGATGTCTACGACCAGTGGGTCAGGGAAAATGGCGATACGCTCGATGCATTCTTCCCGGTAGCAAAGACGGAGATCGGCAATATCGGTGGCAGCGTCGGGGTTGAAGGTGCTTTCCCGGAAAGCTACCGTGGCTTTGCGATGAACGGTGCGGAAATCATGTATCGCGCATCACTGCCTGAGCCCTGGGTGTCGCGCGGGATCTGGGACGTGCAGAACCGGGCCCGCGCGGCAGACAATACCGCGTACCTGCTGGCCCCGAACTGCGGTGCACTCATCATGCCCGGCAACCCGCCGACAACGATTGGCGGAGCGCTCGGTGGACGCTCGATGATTGTCGGTTACAAGGGCGAGGTACTGGCCCAGAGCAGCGTTGTCGATGACTGCTATGTTGCATCGGAGATCAACATCGATGCGCTGCGCCATTATCGGGAACATGCCCGGTTTCAGAACTGGCTTCCCTACCTGCGTACCGAAATCTACCGCAAGATCTATGAACAACCGGTCTGGCCCAAAAATCTGCCGACAATGGATGATGCTGCGGCAGGAAAGGTCCTGGAAGCGAGCGTCAGCCAGCTGACCGCCAGGGGAAGTTTGACCAAACGCTGA
- a CDS encoding SAM-dependent methyltransferase, translated as MSAATQGQGASTGGAMGALAQFMAGLAEALQRDQCWGLVLHKPCSRPSGGSSAHTDKISVRPVEIAGRRCYQLAERRGQQEFHRNLDMDDLLGLVAAEVPANFAQAELYTGSADLSLRLTGRQEPRLTRRKPSRTAPALAHDRRKQYLIPEGRPCAFMQAIGVMTPTGQVRAAKQAKFRQVNRFLELVDDVLPELPPAGSLRVIDFGCGKSYLTFALHHLLCNIHRRDVEIVGLDLKADVVRDCQQIAEKLGCTGLRFEVGDIAGYTPTGPVDLVVTLHACDTASDAAIAQAMRWQAKAILAAPCCQHEVAGLLSADLLPGIMKFGILKERFAALATDALRAAILERAGYQTQIIEFIDLEHTPKNLLLRAVRRDCPDPAAAASVESLKNQLGIREFSLERLLATPTG; from the coding sequence GTGAGTGCGGCGACACAGGGGCAGGGGGCATCGACAGGTGGCGCCATGGGCGCACTGGCGCAGTTCATGGCCGGGCTTGCCGAAGCCCTGCAGCGGGATCAGTGCTGGGGCCTTGTGCTGCATAAACCCTGCTCAAGGCCGTCCGGTGGCAGCTCTGCCCATACAGACAAGATAAGTGTACGGCCAGTCGAAATTGCGGGTCGCCGCTGCTACCAGCTGGCCGAACGTCGCGGGCAGCAGGAGTTTCATCGCAACCTCGATATGGACGACTTGCTCGGGCTTGTAGCTGCTGAAGTCCCCGCGAACTTTGCCCAGGCCGAGCTGTACACCGGCTCGGCTGACCTGTCCCTGCGTCTGACCGGGCGTCAGGAACCGCGCCTGACACGTCGAAAACCCTCACGCACAGCACCTGCGCTTGCCCATGACCGGCGCAAGCAATACCTCATACCCGAAGGGCGGCCCTGTGCCTTCATGCAGGCGATCGGTGTGATGACGCCGACCGGCCAGGTACGGGCCGCAAAGCAGGCCAAGTTCCGGCAAGTGAACCGATTTCTGGAACTGGTGGACGATGTGCTGCCGGAATTGCCGCCGGCTGGCAGCTTGCGCGTGATCGATTTCGGTTGCGGCAAGAGCTATCTGACCTTCGCATTGCACCACCTGCTCTGCAACATCCATCGACGCGACGTCGAGATTGTCGGGCTCGATCTGAAGGCCGATGTGGTACGTGATTGCCAGCAGATCGCTGAAAAGCTGGGCTGTACCGGTCTTCGTTTTGAAGTCGGCGATATTGCCGGGTATACCCCGACCGGTCCGGTAGATCTTGTCGTAACACTGCATGCCTGCGATACAGCCAGCGATGCCGCAATTGCCCAGGCAATGCGTTGGCAGGCAAAGGCCATTCTCGCCGCACCCTGCTGTCAGCACGAAGTGGCAGGCTTGCTGTCTGCTGATCTGCTGCCCGGGATAATGAAGTTTGGAATCCTCAAGGAGCGATTTGCAGCTCTGGCGACCGACGCGCTGCGTGCAGCCATTCTTGAGCGCGCCGGTTATCAGACCCAGATCATTGAATTCATCGACCTTGAGCATACGCCCAAGAACCTGCTGCTCCGTGCGGTCCGGCGGGACTGCCCTGATCCCGCTGCCGCAGCATCAGTCGAGTCGCTGAAGAACCAGCTTGGTATCCGGGAATTCAGCCTGGAACGTCTGTTGGCAACGCCAACCGGTTAA
- a CDS encoding aromatic ring-hydroxylating dioxygenase subunit alpha produces the protein MYINFWYPIIRSEDLGEGKPEKVKVLGCNLVAFRDDAGNAHVLSDTCTHRGASLGGGWSLAGRPRIVNNCIVCPYHGWEFGGDGECKNIPSIGYGTKTPPRAKVDSYPVQEKYGIVFAFLGDEPEATRPPLLEIEEYGKPGWRANQVLVLEVDYYFERSIENGLDPAHNEFVHPTHGHSALNRDTYRVRPYETEDHRQGWGFWFMHEFDSPPLPQSDHITAGGQPTPWGNTKTQSSNIFAGGGTYGPNIMPTYITITEDKMFRQYFFEQPVDENKTKIFFLNMRNFLLEPEKDGPIHARNKVIAGQDIALLVDLEPKLTPLSNTKEVLMPADKAIVAYRDWLAKFDDKGWRIDWNTFKARHGKDMMYAIPSPGRRTSGNWVLEAVPLFKNRAARKAADEA, from the coding sequence GTGTATATAAATTTCTGGTACCCGATTATTCGCAGTGAAGACCTCGGTGAAGGCAAGCCCGAGAAGGTCAAGGTCCTTGGTTGCAATCTCGTTGCGTTCCGTGACGACGCAGGCAATGCCCATGTCCTGAGCGATACCTGTACCCACCGTGGTGCATCGCTCGGTGGCGGCTGGTCGCTGGCTGGCCGGCCGCGCATCGTCAACAACTGCATCGTCTGCCCATACCATGGCTGGGAATTCGGTGGTGACGGCGAATGCAAGAACATTCCCTCCATTGGCTACGGCACCAAGACGCCGCCGCGCGCCAAAGTCGACTCCTATCCCGTGCAGGAAAAGTACGGCATCGTTTTCGCCTTCCTGGGCGATGAACCGGAAGCGACGCGTCCGCCGCTGCTCGAGATCGAGGAATACGGCAAGCCCGGCTGGCGTGCCAACCAGGTGCTGGTACTTGAAGTCGACTACTACTTCGAGCGTTCCATCGAGAACGGCCTTGATCCGGCCCACAATGAGTTCGTTCATCCGACCCACGGTCACTCGGCCCTCAATCGCGATACCTACAGGGTTCGCCCATACGAGACCGAGGATCACCGCCAGGGCTGGGGCTTCTGGTTCATGCACGAGTTCGACTCCCCGCCGCTGCCGCAATCAGACCATATAACGGCAGGCGGACAGCCGACGCCCTGGGGCAACACGAAGACCCAGAGCAGCAACATCTTTGCCGGTGGCGGTACCTATGGTCCGAACATCATGCCGACCTATATCACCATCACTGAAGACAAGATGTTCCGGCAGTACTTCTTCGAGCAGCCGGTGGACGAGAACAAGACCAAGATCTTCTTCCTGAACATGCGGAACTTCCTGCTTGAGCCGGAGAAAGACGGTCCGATCCATGCGCGCAACAAGGTCATTGCGGGTCAGGACATCGCCCTTCTGGTCGACCTCGAGCCCAAGCTGACACCGTTGAGCAACACCAAGGAAGTGCTGATGCCGGCCGACAAGGCCATCGTCGCCTACCGCGACTGGCTGGCCAAGTTTGACGACAAGGGATGGCGTATCGACTGGAATACGTTCAAGGCACGTCATGGCAAGGACATGATGTATGCGATCCCGTCGCCGGGCCGTCGTACCAGCGGCAACTGGGTTCTTGAGGCAGTCCCCCTGTTCAAGAACCGCGCTGCACGCAAGGCGGCTGACGAGGCTTAA
- the greB gene encoding transcription elongation factor GreB has translation MSKAFTREPDPDDDENDGGGMGSAAPALPTGSRNYITPGGLQRLKDELQYLLHKERPAVTAVVSWAAGNGDRSENADYQYGKRRLREIDRRIRFLGKRIDLAEVIDPAQPRGERANQVFFGAKVTYSGQTGELHTITIVGVDEIDLPLGRISWVSPLARALLKARIGDTIVFHAPAGTEELTVVEVSYAQVDTAAFVPVSVAATQNSAG, from the coding sequence ATGAGCAAGGCATTTACCCGGGAACCTGATCCCGATGATGACGAAAACGATGGCGGTGGCATGGGGTCGGCTGCGCCGGCGCTGCCGACCGGATCAAGAAACTACATAACGCCTGGCGGCCTTCAGCGCCTGAAGGACGAGCTGCAGTACCTGCTGCACAAGGAACGGCCCGCGGTGACCGCCGTCGTTTCCTGGGCAGCCGGCAATGGCGATCGGAGCGAAAATGCCGACTATCAGTATGGCAAGCGGCGACTACGGGAAATAGACCGTCGTATACGCTTTCTCGGCAAGCGCATCGACCTCGCTGAAGTCATTGATCCGGCACAGCCGCGCGGTGAGCGCGCCAATCAGGTGTTTTTCGGCGCCAAGGTCACCTATTCAGGCCAGACTGGCGAGCTGCATACGATCACCATCGTCGGGGTCGACGAAATCGATCTGCCTCTCGGCCGTATCAGTTGGGTTTCGCCACTGGCGCGCGCGCTTCTGAAGGCGCGCATCGGCGACACAATCGTATTTCACGCACCTGCCGGAACAGAAGAACTGACTGTCGTTGAAGTCAGTTATGCGCAAGTAGACACCGCGGCTTTTGTACCGGTCAGCGTCGCAGCGACACAGAATAGCGCAGGCTAA
- a CDS encoding UbiD family decarboxylase: protein MLDFRGLIKLLEQRGELYRISRPVDPEFEIAAVMEQIDQQRRAFLFENVIGARFPVIGGLLNRIECFGWALGSTPGEPFDANDLDARFEAAKRNLIAPREVPTAPVKEVVRRGEQIDLPDLPVPTFFELDSGPFITAACGISRNPDTGHLNVGVYRSVILGRNTLAVNASSLSDLRKFYKHAEQRGESMPVALAIGVEPALQMAAACKLPPDQSELDLAGGLQGKPIDLVKCETSDLLVPANAEMIIEVEVRFTENIDNNLGEFAGQYGLETAPVAEVTAITHRKDAMFYSILAGRNPEHNTLGSIATFSIRRALISALRSQLTGIVDIDVFLEPRMGAMAHIVMSIRKQNDAEPMALIEAAFKAAGGFFPVSHITKRIIVVDEDVNVHDLVDVEWAMYTRTARADKYRVIPNVKSWELERCAKGDKGSLRLAIDATKDIEDREDMLRPVIPGAREINLADYLQRKP from the coding sequence GTGCTGGATTTCAGAGGACTGATCAAGCTTCTTGAGCAACGAGGTGAGCTGTACCGCATCAGCCGGCCGGTCGACCCCGAGTTCGAGATTGCGGCTGTCATGGAACAGATCGATCAACAGCGACGCGCGTTTCTCTTTGAAAACGTCATCGGCGCACGATTCCCCGTCATCGGTGGCCTACTGAACCGCATCGAGTGTTTTGGCTGGGCTCTCGGCAGCACGCCCGGCGAACCGTTTGATGCCAACGACCTGGACGCCCGGTTCGAAGCTGCCAAGCGCAATCTCATTGCACCCCGTGAAGTGCCCACTGCACCGGTAAAGGAAGTTGTCCGCCGTGGTGAACAGATTGACCTTCCTGACCTGCCTGTACCGACCTTCTTCGAGCTGGACAGCGGGCCATTCATCACTGCCGCCTGTGGCATCTCGCGCAACCCGGATACCGGGCACCTTAATGTCGGTGTTTACCGGTCCGTCATTCTCGGACGGAATACCCTGGCCGTTAATGCCAGTTCCCTGTCCGACCTCCGCAAGTTCTACAAACATGCCGAACAGCGTGGCGAGTCGATGCCGGTCGCCCTGGCAATCGGCGTTGAGCCGGCACTGCAGATGGCAGCAGCCTGCAAACTGCCACCGGACCAGTCCGAACTCGATCTGGCGGGCGGACTGCAAGGCAAGCCCATCGACCTGGTCAAGTGCGAAACCAGCGACCTGCTGGTTCCTGCCAATGCGGAGATGATCATCGAAGTGGAGGTCCGCTTCACCGAGAATATCGACAACAACCTCGGCGAGTTCGCCGGGCAGTATGGGCTTGAGACGGCGCCCGTTGCGGAAGTCACAGCGATCACCCATCGCAAGGATGCGATGTTCTATTCGATCCTTGCGGGACGGAACCCGGAACACAACACCCTTGGATCCATCGCTACCTTCTCGATCAGGCGCGCGCTGATCAGCGCGCTGCGCAGCCAATTGACCGGGATTGTCGATATCGATGTCTTTCTCGAACCGCGCATGGGCGCAATGGCACATATCGTCATGTCGATCCGCAAGCAGAACGATGCGGAACCCATGGCGCTGATCGAGGCCGCGTTCAAGGCGGCCGGCGGGTTCTTCCCGGTCAGTCACATCACCAAGCGGATCATAGTAGTCGACGAGGACGTGAATGTGCACGACCTTGTCGATGTGGAGTGGGCGATGTATACGCGCACGGCACGCGCTGACAAATACCGGGTAATTCCGAATGTAAAGAGCTGGGAGCTTGAACGCTGCGCCAAGGGCGACAAGGGTTCGCTCCGACTCGCCATAGATGCAACCAAGGACATCGAGGATCGTGAGGACATGCTGCGCCCGGTCATTCCGGGTGCCCGCGAGATCAACCTCGCGGACTACCTGCAGCGGAAGCCGTAG
- a CDS encoding hemerythrin domain-containing protein, with protein MLTLTSRSKVADLQNGPPGVMRTLISTGIFRDGDDPEVTIGELCWNFGFNPGILLNMLQSANMAEETPPIDIAPFKAMSLLELVEHIEDVHHRYLRENLPLLTRLTSEVAAAQADNGRLAALKLEMQHIATELESHLAHEEEALFAMVRDLALRSAVKPTRCGDAVGGPIACMETEHEAALESLKKMREYTDGYRAPPGADDTWQEMLAAVARFDQDMVEHMYKENRVLFPRALDAQLGRNK; from the coding sequence ATGCTGACACTGACCTCACGCAGCAAAGTTGCAGACCTGCAGAATGGTCCGCCGGGAGTGATGCGGACCCTGATTTCCACGGGTATTTTCCGGGATGGTGACGATCCGGAAGTCACCATCGGTGAGCTGTGCTGGAACTTCGGCTTCAATCCGGGAATTCTGCTCAATATGCTGCAGTCGGCCAATATGGCGGAGGAAACCCCTCCGATTGATATCGCGCCATTCAAGGCAATGTCGTTGCTCGAGCTCGTCGAGCATATTGAAGACGTTCATCACCGTTATCTGCGGGAAAATCTCCCGCTGCTGACGCGGCTGACCAGCGAGGTTGCAGCAGCGCAGGCTGACAATGGGCGACTTGCGGCCCTGAAGCTGGAGATGCAGCACATTGCCACCGAACTGGAGTCACATCTGGCCCATGAGGAGGAGGCCCTGTTTGCGATGGTACGGGATCTGGCGCTCCGCAGCGCGGTCAAGCCCACACGTTGTGGTGACGCAGTCGGAGGCCCTATTGCCTGCATGGAAACCGAACATGAGGCAGCCCTCGAATCGCTGAAGAAGATGCGCGAGTACACCGACGGTTACAGGGCACCGCCCGGCGCCGATGATACCTGGCAAGAGATGCTTGCCGCGGTTGCGCGTTTCGACCAGGACATGGTCGAGCACATGTACAAGGAAAACAGGGTGCTGTTCCCGCGTGCGCTGGATGCGCAGCTGGGAAGGAACAAATGA
- a CDS encoding peptidylprolyl isomerase, protein MQVETDRTYKAVIETEKGSIEIELFPEHAPITVNNFVFLARDGFYDGVVFHRVIADFMIQGGDPTGSGRGGPGYRFEDEFEGNPLRHERGVISMANAGPGTNGSQFFITHGPQPHLDGRHTVFGKVSKGLDVVDSIEQGDSMIKVTID, encoded by the coding sequence ATGCAGGTTGAGACCGATCGCACCTACAAGGCGGTGATCGAGACGGAAAAAGGCAGTATCGAAATCGAGCTGTTTCCGGAGCATGCACCCATCACCGTCAACAATTTCGTATTTCTTGCCCGGGATGGATTCTACGATGGCGTGGTTTTCCATCGCGTGATTGCCGATTTCATGATTCAGGGCGGCGATCCGACCGGGAGCGGCCGTGGGGGACCAGGTTATCGCTTTGAGGATGAGTTTGAGGGCAATCCCTTGCGTCATGAGCGTGGGGTGATCTCGATGGCCAATGCCGGTCCCGGAACCAACGGCAGCCAGTTCTTCATCACGCATGGGCCGCAGCCGCACCTGGATGGGCGGCACACCGTGTTCGGCAAGGTCAGCAAGGGCCTCGATGTCGTCGATTCGATAGAGCAGGGCGACTCCATGATCAAGGTAACGATCGACTAG
- a CDS encoding ferritin translates to MSYQEPGNELSARTRDMHRAIESLKEELEAVDWYNQRVDVCKDAELKAILAHNRDEEKEHASMLIEWIRRNDPVMSKELKDYLFSTKSLAHD, encoded by the coding sequence ATGAGTTACCAGGAGCCGGGAAATGAGCTGTCAGCAAGAACGCGGGACATGCATCGGGCCATCGAGTCCCTGAAGGAAGAACTCGAGGCGGTAGACTGGTACAACCAGCGCGTCGATGTCTGCAAGGATGCAGAACTCAAGGCGATCCTGGCGCATAACCGGGACGAGGAAAAGGAGCATGCATCCATGCTTATCGAATGGATTCGCCGCAATGATCCGGTCATGTCCAAGGAACTGAAGGATTATCTCTTCAGTACCAAATCGCTCGCCCATGACTGA
- the fusA gene encoding elongation factor G: protein MARKKDIKLYRNIGIVAHIDAGKTTTTERVLYYTGKKHQIVEVHDTKDGKGSTTTDYMEQERKRGITIQSAAVSTEWKGHQINVIDTPGHVDFTIEVNRSLRVLDGAVVVFDGVAGVEPQTETNWRLANQYNVPRMCYINKMDRMGANFGHCVKGIRERLGANVLLCHVPIGSHDEFVGMCDLIENVAYIWTAEGKDSPWETVPLDQVRSRFNFATSRDNDWIDQLPKLRQDALETALALDDDAFMTFVETGEFDPVVLKACIRKGTVTGQLVPVFCGSSFKNKGVQQLLDAVVAYLPYPGENGGTALVDPDGNIIGTQEVRDDAPARALAFKVINDQFGTLTFARIYSGVIKKGDTLMNVTRGKKERIGRIVEVQADSTKDIEEVRAGDICAFVSMKDTETGDSLSDPAHPALLERMRFPDPVISVSVEPKTRTDIDKMSAALYKMAKADPSLQLEVDKETGQTVLKGMGELHLEVTIDRMRTELGVEANMGKPRVSFREAFGSTIEHVYTHKKQSGGSGQYAEIKMIFEPLPAGTGIEFSDEIVGGRVPREYIPAVEHAIRTESKRGQIAGYEVVDFKARLIDGKYHDVDSSALAFEIAGRACFREAHKASRPKLLEPIMAVETVTESDYLGEIIGDFNRRRGQISEQGQKGPQAFVQGFIPLSEMFGYINWLRSATSGRGTFTMEFARYAEVAPGLVDKLMEKEVR, encoded by the coding sequence ATGGCCAGGAAGAAAGACATCAAGCTCTACCGCAACATCGGTATCGTGGCGCACATCGATGCAGGTAAAACGACCACCACCGAGCGCGTGTTGTACTACACGGGCAAGAAACACCAGATCGTCGAGGTGCATGACACCAAGGATGGCAAGGGCAGCACCACGACCGACTACATGGAGCAGGAGCGGAAACGCGGTATCACGATCCAGAGCGCCGCAGTATCCACCGAGTGGAAAGGCCATCAGATCAACGTCATCGACACGCCGGGACACGTGGACTTCACGATCGAGGTTAACCGGAGTCTGCGTGTACTTGACGGCGCGGTCGTCGTCTTTGACGGCGTAGCCGGCGTCGAGCCCCAGACAGAAACCAACTGGCGTCTGGCCAACCAGTACAACGTTCCCCGCATGTGTTACATCAACAAGATGGATCGCATGGGTGCCAATTTCGGCCACTGCGTGAAGGGTATTCGCGAGCGGCTTGGCGCCAACGTGTTGCTGTGCCATGTCCCGATTGGCAGCCACGACGAGTTTGTCGGCATGTGCGATCTCATCGAGAATGTTGCCTATATCTGGACGGCGGAAGGCAAAGACAGCCCCTGGGAGACCGTACCGCTCGACCAGGTCCGGAGTCGATTCAACTTTGCGACCAGCCGTGACAATGACTGGATCGATCAGCTTCCCAAACTGCGTCAGGATGCACTGGAAACAGCGCTGGCGCTCGACGATGACGCCTTCATGACCTTTGTCGAAACGGGCGAGTTTGATCCGGTCGTCCTCAAGGCCTGTATCCGCAAAGGTACGGTGACAGGCCAGCTGGTACCGGTTTTCTGCGGTTCCTCATTCAAGAACAAAGGTGTCCAGCAGCTGCTTGATGCCGTGGTTGCTTACCTGCCTTATCCGGGTGAAAACGGCGGTACTGCTCTGGTGGATCCGGACGGCAATATCATCGGTACGCAGGAAGTTCGCGACGATGCCCCGGCCCGTGCGCTCGCGTTCAAGGTCATCAATGACCAGTTTGGCACCCTGACGTTTGCCCGCATCTATTCCGGTGTGATCAAGAAGGGTGACACTCTCATGAATGTCACCCGCGGCAAGAAGGAGCGTATTGGACGCATCGTTGAGGTACAGGCAGATTCAACCAAGGATATCGAAGAAGTGCGCGCCGGCGATATCTGCGCGTTTGTGTCCATGAAGGACACCGAGACCGGTGACTCCCTGAGTGATCCGGCCCATCCCGCCCTGCTTGAGCGCATGCGCTTCCCGGATCCCGTAATCAGCGTATCCGTTGAACCGAAGACACGTACCGACATCGACAAGATGTCTGCAGCTCTCTACAAGATGGCCAAGGCTGATCCATCCCTGCAGCTTGAAGTGGACAAGGAAACCGGCCAGACCGTACTGAAGGGCATGGGTGAGTTGCACCTTGAAGTGACAATCGACCGCATGCGTACCGAGCTGGGTGTGGAAGCCAACATGGGCAAGCCGCGGGTGAGCTTCCGTGAGGCCTTCGGCTCGACAATCGAGCATGTCTATACGCACAAGAAGCAGTCCGGTGGTTCCGGACAGTATGCCGAGATCAAGATGATCTTTGAACCGCTGCCGGCCGGGACCGGCATCGAGTTTTCCGACGAGATCGTCGGTGGTCGGGTACCGCGCGAATACATTCCGGCTGTTGAGCATGCGATTCGTACCGAATCAAAGCGCGGCCAGATTGCCGGCTATGAAGTCGTCGATTTCAAGGCCCGTCTGATCGATGGCAAGTACCATGATGTGGACAGTTCGGCACTGGCCTTCGAGATCGCAGGCCGCGCCTGCTTCCGTGAGGCACACAAGGCGAGCCGGCCGAAGCTTCTTGAGCCGATCATGGCTGTCGAGACGGTAACCGAGTCGGACTACCTGGGCGAAATCATCGGTGACTTCAACCGGCGGCGTGGCCAGATCAGCGAGCAGGGCCAGAAGGGTCCGCAGGCTTTTGTGCAGGGCTTTATTCCGCTCTCGGAAATGTTTGGTTACATCAACTGGCTGCGTTCAGCGACCAGCGGCCGGGGTACCTTCACGATGGAATTTGCGCGCTATGCGGAGGTTGCGCCCGGACTGGTCGACAAACTCATGGAGAAGGAAGTTCGCTGA
- the tsaA gene encoding tRNA (N6-threonylcarbamoyladenosine(37)-N6)-methyltransferase TrmO: MVRPIGLVRTEARTRIEAPRQPGAATGIRGRIELFPGRNFEHALEDMEGWDYIWVVFWFHQNKAWRPKVLPPRSTSGRKGVFATRAPYRPNPIGLSAVQLERIDGLVLHVQGVDMLDGTPVLDIKPYVPYTDAHPAARSGWLEDSARRPDREAAPADPAGSYRVSFAPLAMEQASWIETHTGLAIGDRIKAILSIGPEPHPYRRIRRDGQGFRLAVREWRVRFSLEGQLVLVEGISSGYRAAELTAPGNEVIKLLHRDFLRQFRQ; the protein is encoded by the coding sequence ATGGTCAGGCCCATCGGTCTGGTCAGGACCGAGGCGAGAACCCGCATCGAAGCGCCGCGACAGCCCGGCGCGGCTACCGGGATCAGGGGGCGCATCGAATTGTTTCCCGGGCGCAACTTCGAGCACGCATTGGAGGATATGGAGGGGTGGGACTACATCTGGGTGGTGTTCTGGTTCCACCAGAACAAGGCCTGGCGGCCCAAGGTTCTGCCGCCCCGCAGTACATCGGGGCGCAAAGGTGTGTTTGCCACGCGTGCACCCTACCGGCCCAATCCGATCGGCTTGTCAGCTGTGCAACTGGAGCGCATTGATGGATTGGTGCTTCATGTACAGGGGGTGGATATGCTCGATGGCACGCCCGTGCTCGACATCAAACCCTATGTGCCTTACACGGATGCGCATCCTGCCGCCCGCAGCGGCTGGCTCGAAGATTCCGCACGTCGACCGGACCGGGAGGCTGCGCCCGCCGATCCGGCTGGCAGCTATCGGGTCAGCTTCGCACCACTGGCTATGGAGCAGGCCAGCTGGATCGAGACCCATACCGGACTGGCCATCGGTGACCGGATCAAGGCAATCCTGTCGATAGGGCCGGAGCCGCATCCGTATCGCCGTATACGGCGCGACGGGCAGGGTTTTCGCCTTGCGGTCAGGGAGTGGCGGGTTCGCTTCAGCCTGGAGGGGCAACTTGTGCTGGTCGAGGGCATCAGCTCCGGCTACCGCGCTGCGGAGCTGACAGCACCCGGCAATGAGGTCATCAAATTATTACATCGCGATTTCCTGCGGCAATTCCGCCAGTAG